The following are encoded in a window of Megachile rotundata isolate GNS110a chromosome 2, iyMegRotu1, whole genome shotgun sequence genomic DNA:
- the Tollo gene encoding toll-like receptor Tollo, with protein MRGSPAFFAILLGTIFGVLGASLSKALRYKAPDECKWVATGDTEDDVSLVCRLRTINSELENTNFSVIQPQHTVRLRLECSDALFYQSSLSAGSFRPLVELRELVIEYCKIGNLSDDAFKGLKELRNLTVRTHNTDWSAMALDVSAGAFTDELRQLEKLDLGENNMWSIPEGALCPLANLEILNLTRNRLREVTSFRFNSAARCLSNLKELDLSNNSIETLPSAAFSGLSRLHSLDLRCNAIGFMADRAFEGLSSLAILRLADNRLASLPPELFSDARNIQEIHLRNNTLNVLPPGLFGELTQLLVLDLSHNELTAEWVNAATFGGLVRLVVLDLSNNRIARLDPTVFRDLYSLQILRLQENLLESLPENTFSALYNLHTLLLSDNLLTVIDATTLSGLYVLNLLSLDNNRLHTIHPSSLRNASSLQEFHLNRNQLKSVPDALKATPLLRTLDLGENLISEIPTGTFDHVAQLYGLRLTENHIGNLTKGVFDRIKELKILNLAMNRIQYIEPGTFDENLNLQAIRLDGNQLTDIAGLFTNLPNLVWLNVSDNKLKWFDYAMIPTGLQWLDIHSNEIRELGNYFEIESQLQLSTFDASENKLTEITGNAIPMSVERLYLNDNQISKVQSYSFFKKPNLTRVDLKGNQIRNLEPYALRISAVPPDKPLPEFYIGDNQYLCDCTMEWLQRVNRQNQSRVQPRVMDLESIYCKLLYDREHAFVPLVEASHSQFLCRYDTHCFALCHCCDFDACDCEMTCPLNCTCYHDQSWSANVVDCSNGGHANKLPEQIPMDATRLYLDGNDLRVVSSHAFIGRKKLKVLFLNSSNIEIVQNRSFNGLRDLEDLHLQDNRIRELRGHEFEGLDALKQLHLQRNRIVSIGNDTFSSLRSLRLLRLENNRLTTLAVWTLPGSIEISLSGNPWSCECDYLQNYREWIREPNVRVTDASALRCVYNVTEFEAFGDEVFADNEFGFSVGANGDREKNNDSVCTGSASIENELHRNYTKTIIEKQLLQDYLPLLVATLVGSLLVVLLCMLAFVFRQELRVWFHSRFGVRIFYRNHEVDRDDRDKLFDAFVSYSSKDEAFVAEELAPVLEMGNPSYKLCLHYRDFPVGSFIADTIVQAVESSRRTIMVLSENFIKSEWCRFDFKSAHHQVLRDRRRRLILVLVGDVHQRDLDPDIRLYLKTNTYLQWGDKLFWEKLRFALPDVPNNQRTTQRTRQPPPVRRQHNNRTSNGSRTVSVHI; from the coding sequence ATGCGGGGCAGTCCTGCGTTCTTCGCCATATTACTGGGCACGATATTCGGGGTCCTCGGCGCTTCCCTCAGCAAAGCGCTCAGGTACAAAGCGCCGGACGAGTGCAAATGGGTCGCGACCGGCGACACCGAGGACGACGTGTCGCTGGTCTGTCGTCTGAGGACCATCAATAGCGAGCTGGAGAACACCAACTTCAGCGTGATACAGCCGCAGCACACCGTTCGACTGCGGTTGGAGTGCAGCGACGCGTTGTTCTATCAGAGCTCGCTGAGCGCCGGTAGCTTCAGACCGCTGGTGGAGCTGCGGGAACTGGTAATCGAGTACTGCAAGATCGGTAACCTGTCCGACGATGCGTTCAAAGGACTGAAAGAGTTGCGTAATTTGACCGTGAGGACGCACAACACGGACTGGTCGGCGATGGCGCTGGACGTGTCGGCCGGCGCGTTCACGGACGAGCTGCGGCAATTGGAGAAACTCGATCTGGGCGAGAACAACATGTGGAGCATACCGGAGGGTGCTCTGTGTCCGTTGGCGAATCTCGAGATCCTGAACCTGACGAGGAACCGATTGCGGGAGGTGACGAGTTTCCGCTTCAACAGCGCCGCCAGATGCCTGTCGAACCTGAAGGAGTTGGACTTGAGCAACAACAGCATCGAAACGCTACCCAGCGCCGCGTTCTCGGGTCTCTCGCGGCTGCACAGCCTCGATCTGCGATGCAACGCCATCGGCTTCATGGCGGATCGCGCGTTCGAGGGTCTCTCCTCGTTGGCCATCTTGAGGCTCGCGGACAATCGATTGGCCAGCCTTCCTCCCGAGTTGTTCAGCGACGCCAGGAACATCCAGGAGATTCATCTGAGGAACAACACGTTGAACGTGCTGCCACCCGGTTTGTTCGGTGAACTGACTCAGTTGTTGGTGCTCGATCTGTCGCATAACGAACTGACCGCCGAGTGGGTGAACGCGGCCACGTTCGGTGGCTTGGTACGTTTAGTGGTGCTCGATCTTTCCAACAATCGTATCGCTCGACTGGATCCGACGGTGTTCCGCGACCTCTACAGCCTACAGATACTCCGACTTCAAGAGAATCTGCTCGAGAGCCTTCCCGAGAACACGTTCTCGGCGCTCTATAATCTTCACACCTTGCTGCTCAGCGATAATTTACTGACCGTTATCGACGCCACCACGCTGAGCGGACTTTACGTGCTGAATCTGCTCTCGCTGGACAACAATCGTCTGCACACGATACACCCGAGCTCCCTCAGAAATGCCTCCTCCCTGCAAGAGTTCCACCTGAACCGTAACCAGCTAAAGTCCGTTCCGGACGCGTTGAAAGCCACTCCCCTTCTGCGAACCCTCGACCTCGGTGAGAATCTCATTTCGGAGATACCGACCGGCACGTTCGACCACGTGGCGCAGTTGTACGGGCTTCGATTAACCGAAAATCATATCGGGAATCTGACCAAGGGCGTATTCGATCGTATCAAGGAGCTGAAGATATTGAATCTCGCGATGAATCGGATACAGTACATCGAGCCCGGCACGTTCGACGAGAACCTGAATCTACAGGCGATCCGTTTGGACGGTAATCAACTGACGGACATCGCGGGTCTCTTCACCAATCTGCCGAACCTGGTCTGGCTGAACGTCAGCGACAACAAACTGAAATGGTTCGACTACGCGATGATACCGACCGGCTTACAGTGGCTGGACATACACTCGAACGAGATACGCGAGCTGGGCAACTACTTCGAGATCGAGAGCCAACTGCAGTTGAGCACCTTCGACGCCAGCGAGAACAAGCTGACCGAGATCACCGGAAACGCGATCCCGATGAGCGTGGAACGACTGTACCTGAACGACAACCAGATCTCGAAGGTGCAGAGTTATTCGTTCTTCAAGAAACCCAACCTGACGCGAGTCGACCTGAAGGGCAACCAAATACGCAACCTGGAACCGTACGCGTTACGAATCAGCGCCGTGCCACCCGACAAACCTCTGCCGGAGTTCTACATCGGCGACAACCAATACCTGTGCGACTGCACCATGGAATGGCTGCAACGAGTGAACCGGCAGAATCAGAGTCGAGTGCAGCCGCGGGTCATGGACCTGGAGAGCATCTACTGCAAGCTGCTCTACGACCGGGAACACGCGTTCGTGCCGCTGGTCGAAGCGTCGCACTCGCAATTCCTCTGCAGGTACGACACTCACTGCTTCGCTCTGTGCCACTGCTGCGACTTTGACGCCTGCGACTGCGAGATGACCTGTCCGTTGAACTGCACGTGTTACCATGACCAATCGTGGTCGGCGAACGTGGTGGACTGCTCGAACGGCGGCCACGCGAACAAACTGCCCGAGCAGATACCCATGGACGCGACGCGACTCTATTTGGACGGGAACGATCTGCGCGTGGTGTCCAGTCACGCCTTCATCGGTCGCAAGAAGCTGAAAGTCCTGTTCCTGAATTCCTCGAACATCGAGATCGTGCAGAACCGATCGTTCAACGGACTGAGAGATCTGGAAGACCTGCACCTGCAGGACAACAGGATCCGCGAGCTGCGCGGCCACGAGTTCGAGGGACTGGACGCGTTGAAACAGCTACACCTTCAACGGAACCGAATCGTCTCGATCGGCAACGACACCTTCTCGTCCCTGCGCTCGCTGCGACTCCTCCGGCTCGAGAACAATCGACTGACCACGCTGGCCGTGTGGACGTTGCCGGGCTCGATCGAGATCAGCCTGTCCGGGAATCCGTGGTCCTGCGAGTGCGACTACTTGCAGAACTACCGCGAGTGGATCCGCGAGCCGAACGTTCGCGTGACCGACGCGTCCGCGTTGCGCTGCGTGTACAACGTGACGGAGTTCGAGGCGTTCGGCGACGAGGTGTTCGCGGACAACGAGTTCGGTTTCTCGGTCGGAGCGAACGGCGACCGCGAGAAAAACAACGACAGCGTGTGCACGGGCTCGGCCAGCATCGAGAACGAGCTGCACCGCAACTACACGAAGACCATCATCGAGAAGCAGCTGCTGCAGGACTACCTCCCGCTGCTGGTCGCCACCCTGGTCGGCTCGTTACTGGTGGTGCTATTGTGCATGTTGGCGTTCGTGTTTCGCCAGGAGCTGCGCGTGTGGTTTCACTCGCGTTTCGGCGTGCGGATATTCTACAGGAACCACGAGGTCGATCGGGACGACCGGGACAAGCTGTTCGACGCGTTCGTCAGCTACAGCTCCAAGGACGAGGCGTTCGTCGCCGAGGAACTCGCGCCCGTCCTCGAGATGGGGAACCCCTCGTACAAACTGTGCCTGCACTATCGAGACTTTCCAGTTGGAAGCTTCATAGCGGACACGATCGTCCAGGCGGTCGAGTCCTCGAGGAGAACGATCATGGTGCTGTCCGAGAACTTTATCAAGTCCGAGTGGTGCCGGTTCGACTTCAAGTCCGCTCATCACCAGGTGCTGAGGGACCGAAGGCGCAGGCTGATCCTGGTGCTGGTCGGCGACGTGCACCAGCGAGATCTCGATCCGGACATTAGACTGTATCTGAAGACCAACACCTACTTGCAATGGGGAGACAAACTGTTCTGGGAGAAGCTGCGGTTCGCGTTACCGGACGTGCCCAACAACCAGAGGACCACGCAGAGGACGAGGCAACCGCCGCCTGTCCGACGGCAGCACAACAACAGGACGTCCAACGGATCGCGTACCGTCTCCGTGCACATATGA